ATTTGCGTTCCATTTCTGTGGTACAGTTGATATCCATGGTAATAAATGCttagaagccaaccttactgaaacaCAAATTCATATCAATCTGTATTGGCCTAGGCCTACTACTCACCCTTGACCAAtcatcctctactctcttcactgcctcagcataagaCACCTTCTGTTCTACTCTGACCCTGGCAATCTCAGCCTGTCTCTCTCGCACTGGACACTTCACTCGACACAATTGACACACAGTTTTTTCCCAacaatactacacattcctttgtcccatgccctcctgcacacttctcataTCTCGaaaatctccctcctacacactgctgcaacacgACCATAACTTGGTATCTGAAACACTTTAGTGGGTTTGGCACAAAAGCTCTCACTGGATAACTGACATATCCTAACATGACTTTAACAGGTAAAGACTCTGcttcaaaactcaaaaggacAGACAATGTCTTCTCGGTTTCACCATGCTCGCCACCGGGTCTGTGTCGCACCAAATGTCGGGCGTCACAGACACATGAATTTACAATTTCAGTTGCTCCAGAGCAAAGCAAGTCACATATCTTGCCCCTAGTCGCATGGCAAGATATGCGTGgcagaatatgtggacaactacaaatacccaggtgtctggttagactgtaaactctccttccagactcacattaagcatctccaatccaaaattaatctagaatcagcttcctattttgcaacaaagcatccttcactcatgctgccaaacataccctcgtaaaactgactatccttccaatccttgacttcggcgatgtcatttacaaaatagcctccaacactctactcagcaaattggatgcagtctatcacagtgccatccgttttgtcaccaaagccccatatactgcacatcactgcgacctgtatgctctcgttggctggccttcacttcatattcgttgccaaacccactggctccaggtcatctataagtctttgttaggtaaagccccgccctatttcagctcactggtcaccatagcagcacccacccgtagcaagcactccagcaggtatatttcactggtcatccccaaagccaattcctccttcggccgcctctccttccagttctctgctgccaatgactggaacgaactgaaaaaatcactgaagctggagactcatatctccctcactagctttaagcaccagctgtcagagcagctcacagatcactgcacctgtacatagcccatctgtaaatagcccatccaactacctcatccccatactgttatttattttgctcctttgcaccccagtatctctacttgcacactcatcttttgcacatctatcactccggtgtttaattgctatattgtaattattttgccactatggcttatttattgccttacctccctcatcctacctcatttgcacacactgtatatagaccttttcttgtattattgactgtgtgtttgtttattccatgtgtaactctgtgttgttgtttgtgtcgcactgatttgctttatcttggccaggtcgcagttgtaaatgagaacttgttctcaacttgcctacctggtgaaataaagaaATACAGAAAATCCTCACAAGTCCACTTCGAGCAACCTCCACCGGTTTCACAGTACCCAACATCTTTTCTATCCAGCCTGAGACTACGGGCTCGGGGGTCTTCAACACATCTGCCACCACAGGTAATTCATTCTCACTCTCGTCAGGTTCAATGTCTGAGCCATCAAAGACAGCAGAATATGGTTTATACTTGGCGCCATTCTTCCTCAACACACATCTTTCCACTACACTCAcctcttctccttcttcctcGCTGTCCATAACCACATCTATCCGTTCACCACGCTCTTGCTACAATAAATTACATTACATTAAAGTTCAAAGTGACATTCTAGGTATCATTAAACCGTTGGGGAAAAGGCTGAATCATAGGTTAGATAGTGTTGGTAAATTATTTTAATGAAACAATAAGAAAACATAAAATTATTCAATTATCTGATTAACACCACAACACCATTTTATCGAGTAGATAGGCTGTGTGCTAATGGCTATTTGCTCCATGTGTCACACTTTATGTGTCATATCATAGATGTCATGTTTACACCAGGGGTGAAAGTAAAGCGGTACGGTCTGGCGTCCACAAAATAAACGGTGGGGGTACGCTGTACCGGTAAAATATGAGCCTATCACAATTTCAATCAAAATGTAAACAAAAAAATGTAGCCTATTATACTATGTTTTATCATTACCGCATGTCAGAGTCAGGAGCATTTTGCAAATGGACATGAAAACAGGTGGCAAATGCTCCAAAATGTAATGTGGTTTGACGAAAAGAAACACTGAAATTATgccaaggcagagatgagtggccGACACCGAGATGCACGTAGACAGCAGTGGATGCATACATTCTGGCCTAATAACAAACGCCAAATACCATTACACcttttgttgttttgtgtaacagctgtctctttccattcaccacTGTTTGGAGGCTGGAAATATATTGCGAGTGGGTGAATGTGCGCGGGTAGCCTAGTAAAGGAGCccttgtttgacaatcagatgaaaacatcatgactggttgtgtttatgccataATAAAAGGTCATACATTTTAAAAGTGAAATGACAAATCTTTACGACTAGGCCCAGAGAGATGCTATTGAATGAATAGGggttctatatgtagttctatgAATAGGCCCATACATTTTATTTCTCGGTATAAGAGGTCTGTACCGGGAAGAAATTAATTAGACTTTCACCTCTGGTTTAAACTCAGTGTATGCATAGGTAGAATGGGACTTGGTCTGCAAACACTACTAAAGGTATGCTGGAATGTGTTGCACGTATCAGTTGAGGTTTGTCTCCATCTTTTGACTTGAAGAGTCTTTCACAGAGGAGCGCTCTGGGCGGCCCTTATGTAAAAGGGCAAGAAACCACAGGAACAAGAAGACACCTGTAGGAGGGATTGAAAAGCAACAAATCACTCAGCGATCACTCAGATTTAAAGCAGTCAATCATATATCTTTCCTTAGAGAGGTTGTGTGTGATAGGATACTGACCTTGGAAGCAGTTGAATATACTGAAGAGGTACAGtccagggagagaaagggggccGTAGGTGCAGAACGCCAGCCCCCATGGTACTCCCAGCACACAGCTGAGACCCAGGACCGTGGCCCAGTCCTTCCACATCCTACCCTTCCCTCTCTGCCCCCAAAgcttcaccaccaccacacctagCATGGCTGTGTTGAAGAGGAAGACCAGGCCCAAGTATCCACTCACTGTGACGTAGCTGACTACCACTCCAGGGCTGTCTGTAGCACTGCTTATCCAACATCTGCAGTTAGACAAGAGTCCATTTGAACCTTTGTTTGTTTTCatggctatatatatatttaaatattaaCTTTCTGTCACAAAATACTGTGAATTGAACCTCACATGTCTGTTGATGAGCCATTATTGGCCCCCTTCATGTAGAAGCTATGTCTTCCGTAGACTCCTGAGAAACCACAGGCCACCACAGTCACAGTGGGTATGCCTGGGATCAAAGACTGCTTTTAGACTATACATTGTATGGTGCAGAATATCACTCAACTGTCaaagaaaaaaaaatacttaTGAGTGAAACTTGTGATCTCACCCCATCCAAACAGGCTCAGTTTGAGCAGGTATTTCCTGACATAGATGTTGAAGATGCGGACTAACAGCATGTAGAGATGGAAGCCTTCAATGGCCAACCAGGTGAAGGTGGACAGGAGAGCCCAGTGCAGCATCAACCCAAAGGCCAGACAGACACGTCCCTCAGCCCCATCAGCCTCATGCCACACCCACCACTCGCTCAAGAGGTAGGAGAGGTGCAGAAACAGGAGCGCTCCTGTCAGATGCACATGAATACCTATTGAATGTTCAGAACTCCCCTTCCTATGGGGACAGAAAACAAGAGGCTCAGGCCCACAGAGATGTTTATATAATGTGTACCATTTATGCTCTATTTCTGTGATCAGGCCTTTGTCTGTGGACATATTAGAAGGGCTAAAGTGAGTTCTCTTGCTTACCTCTACTTTGAATTTTATTGCTTAATATTTTTGACACGTACGTTTATGAATGTCTACTACTGTGTAGCTGCATTGTGGATGGTTTAACTACTCTGTTTATTTTCAAGGAAGAGAATACTTACCAAAGGCATGTGTACATGACAAGGCTTACTGTTGTGAAAACCACAGAGAATGATGAACCAATGTAGGAGATGTAGCCTAGGTTGGCGGCATTCACAGGGTCTACCGACAACTTTGAGTTCTGTCAGTGGGAAAATAGGATAAGGAATCAAGAGTATGTTGCCAGGTAGGACTGACCATACAAAAAATTATGTCATCATTAAAGTGATAGTACACCCAAATTAACGTTTTGGCGTTGGTGGTACAAAACCAATGCAAGTCAACCTATTTGGTACCTATTTTCATTTTCCGCACTTCATTTCCAAATTATCCTAAAGTATCTACTATTCATTGCACAGCACAATTAACTTACTTatagatgatttggacatgaagcgCAAAATATGATAAGATCTGTATCATTGccttgcattggatttgtgccaaAAAATGCTAAAACATTAGCATTTGGAAAACATGGCCAGGTTAACCAATCAAAGCATGGATTGCAGTTATACCTTGTCGATGGACTGCTTATAGAGTAAGGAAATCATTATGACATTTTGTCACGTGggtgaagtatccctttaaaatgAGTGTTTTGAAGACTTCTATATCAGTCTTTGCATGTCTTACACAGCTATGCTTTGCATAGAGTTATTCAAATAATGAAAGTAATCATCTATTTAAACAACTGTAGCAAGTATTTACCACAAGCACTGCAAAGAAGCTGAGATGGTTGCAGCTGCACACAAACTCTCCGTGAATAAGGGTGGTATTACAACCCTCTGAGCTCCAGTCCCCTGCAGACAGAAAAGCCACAAAtgtcacaaccacacacacaaacacccacacacacaggaaaataaCATGGTAGTCCACAGCAGTGGTTCAACCACTAAAAGATGAGTCAAGCCATAGCCCCCACCTTCGCCATTATTCTTTTCTGAGTCCTTCCAGAAAACACAAGTCCCTCTCTCAGCCTGAAACAAAGGCAATGTAAAACACACAGTGTGTAAAATGTATGGTTACTTCATTGAAGTATAGACTAGACTAATATTTGTTTTAGAGATGCACAGTCACAGTCTTATTCGTCCAATTAGTGTCTAAAGTTCGATTGGCCTCCATTCCACAGTTTGTCCATTCACCCACCACATTTGTGTTTCTGAAGGCGATTCTGACAGGCTGGTCAAGGTCACTCACACCGTGGTCCCCCACCCTCACAGCCAGCACAGACTGTCTTAGGACCTCCCCTGATCTATTGCCTCGAACTGGACCAAGCTGTTGGCGACATTGGAGGAAAGTGCAACAGAAAGCAGAAACAGAGGAGCAAATGTCATTCAGAGGTCAAATGTGCCTTTTACTTTCATAAAATCCTTCCTCAAGGGAAACATCTGTATTTAACGAATTCATGATACTAAATCATATATTCATTGTTTTACTGTAGTGATAAATTGTATACCTGATATGGCAGCAGTGATACGATTTTGTCCGTTAATATTGGTTGGTTTCAGCTAAACTAAGAATGGCCTATGAGTCAGTTACCAACCTTGAATAGAGAGCTGTTGAGTACAGCCATAGTAATGTGCACGTAGTCAGTGCTAGTAGAGTCGTTCCTCTTGCTTCTCTGGAGGGCATGTGCAGGGAAGTGCACTCTGTGTCCAGAATCCGTGCCCGCTTCTGCCTATGGTGGAATTATTAACGGACATTTAAATTGTTAGTGCATCGGAAATACCAAAAATTGCGATAtgcaacagtaaaaaaaaaacaagagaTTAGGCTGTATCTGAAGTCTTTGTTGCTGCACCCCGGTATATATGACTGAACCAGAAGGTTGTGAGATCAACAGCAATGAATTCATGATCTCACCTGATTGGATGAGTTGACAGACCATCTGTAGAAGTTTGGGATGTGCAGTCTGGTCTTTTGAATGCATCTTGTAATTCTATACTCATAACACCTACCAAAAACACAAATCATCTTAAACGATTTGACCCTTTCTTATATTCAACTTAATCATTCTAATACATGGATATCAAatcctgtgtagctcagttggtagagcatggtgcttgcaacaccagggttgtgggtttgtttCCCACAGGGGACCACCAGTATGTAAAAGTGCAAATATGTACGCACTCACTagtgtaagttgctctggatgagagctctaaataacaaaaatgtaaacCTAATGGACATTCCCATATGGACTAGGTAGATGTTTAACTGTGTAGCTAAAATGATAAACAGGTACTGACTTTCTTCGTAATATCCATGGCATGTTAAAATCCCCTTACAATAGGGGATGATAGGTGCAGGACTTTTATTGGAGTACCTGGTCCATGGCACTTGGCGAAGACAATCTTCAAGAGCATCTTTACAGTTTGGAAGATGGTCTGGAAACGTTATCGACAAGGTTAGCCATTATGGTGCATGTATCACTCTGAAAATGACTCAAATCCATACAAGGTACCAATGCTTCATTTCAAGACAACCACATCAAAACAACCAGATGAAAAAACACTGTAGGCACTCTAGCACTAAAGCCAATGCGGGTGACAAAACCTCAGTGGGGACCACGTCAATCAGGGGTGGCAAACCCTGGTCCTCGAGAGCCGCAGTGAGTGCAAGCTTTTTTTCAGCCCAGTTGAGACACACCTGGTTGAACTAATCACGTATATTTAACAGACCTTGATTAGGTATCTTTTTTGTATATGACAGCTCTCCAGGCCAGGGTTGTCCACCACAGATATAAGTAATGCACTTTAATATTTAACTGGTCAACCCATTTAACTGGTCAACCCATGAATGTCCAAACATGTTTACATAACCTTGACCTATACTCATCCACACATGCCATCCATTTTAACACCTGATCAACACATAGAAACAAAACAGGAGCTTACCATTGGTACTCAGGGTTGCAGGGATGCATATAAATATGAGAATTAAATCACTGATCTTCATCACTCTTTCTTTCAGTCTGTGACCGCTGATGGGTTAATGGTCTGTCTTCTTTGTTGATCTTTGCTCGTGTGTTGATGCTTCCTGATTTCATATCATCACAACAATTAGAGAGGGGGTTGGACATATTTGTACATGCAGGAACTGGAGGAATACAAGTAGGCTATTGTAAACACAGCATGGAATGAATACAGCACTTTTATTAGTGGTTGATTCAATTTGTTATCATACAACATAAAATCATCAAGAATAACACAATAAAGCTTAAAAGCATATTTCCTTTGTAgtaatttttttttggggggggggttggtgtTTGAGTGGTTAATGTTAGGTAAATGAATATATTAAAATAATTTCAGTTAGAATCAGAAACAAATCCTAGATGGTGGCATTTCTCTGATACGGATTTCATCGTTACAACATCTCTAAGACTCATTCTGCCACTCACCAGAAAATCACTTGAAAAGAGGATGTCTCTGTTTCCCAATCATAAGGAAATGGTCAAATGTGAGTGAGTTTGAGAACCTACTGCTCACAGTGAGACACTTTCTGCAGAAGTGATATTATTTCAAATGTAAAAAACATGACCAGATTGCAACACATTTTCCATAGTTGGTTAGACTGTGGAAAAGCAAGAGATAGATTGTGAAACTAATAATGACGAGGCTGTGTGAAAAGGTCTATCACATAAGCGTGCTTTGTCTCAACGTGTATTATGTGGGCTTTATCCTAAAATTCAGAAAAACCTAGGTAACAGTTTACGTTTTCTTGCACTATGTCATCAAGATCGCACAAACTCCCTTTGATGGTACATGGACTTTCTTCTTGTAAAACATTATAGGAACTAATTTGAAACAGGAAACTAAATCCTTTGGTTTGTCACTGGTTAATTATGCAACAGTCAGTTCAGCAACTTGAGATCGCATATTAATGAAGGTTGATAATCATAAACAACATACACTTCAAATGAAGTCATTCTCTCAAAGCACTTTCCCAATAAATACATTGGAATGATACAGAAGAAAATACATCAACACaactttatatatttatttatttatttaactagacaagtcagttaacaaattcttatttacaatgacggcctaccaaaaggcaaaaggcctcctgtggggacgggattttaaaaaatgaataaatataaatataggacaaaacacacatcacgacaagagaggcaacacaacactacataaagagagacctaagacaacaacatagcaaggcggcaacacatgacaacacagcatggtagcaacacaacatggtagcagcacaaaacatggtacaaacattattgggcacagacaacagcacaaagggcaagaaggtagagacaacaatacatcacgcaaagcagccacaactgtcagtaagagtgtccatgattgagtctttgaatgaagagattgagataaaactgtccagtttgagtgtttgttgcagctcgatCCAGTCGccagctgcagtgaactgaaaagacgggcgacccagggatgtgtgtggggacctttaacagaatgtgactggcagaacggctgttgaatgtggaggatgagggctgcagtagatatctcagataggggggagtgaggcctaagagggttttataaataagcatcaaccagtgggtcttgcaacgggtatacagagatgaccagtttacagaggagtatagagtgcagtgatgtgtcctataatgagcattggtggcaaatcagatggccgaatggtaaagaacatctagccgcttgagAGAGCACCCtcacctgctgatctataaatgatgtctctctaatctagcatgggtaggatggtcatctgaatcagggttagtttggtagctggggtgaaagaagagcgattacgatagaggaaaccaagtctagatttaactttaatctgcagctttgatatgtgctgagagtgtaccgtctagccatactcccaagtacttgtttGAGGTGACTACCTCTTAGATGGCAAGGGGAATGATATTtgtgaaagagaaagaaagagacaatgCACATGCCATTAGACACAAAGCAAAAACTCCCCTTGCCATCGAAGTAGATATGAGTGATCTCCATTGTGGACAGACATTGTTTACTGGTAGGGGTTGTTGCTAGGGAACATCTCCTCCTTGGGTTTGGCTGTAGAGGTGTTCAGAGCTGCTGATGTGCTCCTGTCTTTCCTGGCAGTGCCACAGATCCATAGGAATATAAAGAATCcttagagagagaaacacagacagatcATCACCCAGACTCCACCCACACAGGTGCTCAATAATAGGTGCTTTCAAACTATTCAAGATCATGGGGCTGGTCACAGGGCCAATTTTCTCTACCTGTCACTCCTCTCCCTTTGTACATAATCTTATTTGATCTCCACTCTCTTCCCTTCACCCCCTCTACATCAGCTTTACTATCTCTTTCTGTCCCTGTCTTTCGTGATGTTCCCTGGGTCAccttggagggagttgaaaatgCTGAACAGGTAGAGGATGGGAAGGTTGACATAGCCATAGCTGAAGAAGGCCAGGCCCCAGGTGATGCCCAGCAGGCAGGTCAGACCCAGGACGGTGCAGATGTCCTTCCAGGCCAGGCTTGCCTTCCCAGGCTTGCCCTTACTGTCATAGCACTGCAGCTGGCAGATCCGGGTGGTCACCATTAACAGAATTCCAGAGTTAAAGACAAAGATGAGGGTGAAGTAGGCCAGGTTCATACCGTAGAAGAAGGGGATGTCCATGATCCAGCAGCTGCAGCAGAATTGTTTTAAATGCAGTGACACAGTGATTAAACAGAGATTCTATTGGACAAACTGCATCTGGTCTTTACCAAACACATAATCACCTTGTCCTTAACGTTCACCTATTGATCTCCACATTAGGAGCATAGCTATACTGTACATTGGGCCACCCATGAAATTGTATTGATAAGAGAAAGATAACATTTACTCACATTGTATTTGTCTGGTTAGTGTCTGCCATAGTAATTTTTGTAGGTCCATATAATGGTTTGATATCCTTGACTGCCAATGAAACTCCCACAATGATACCAGGGACCCCTGAACAGTGCACACACAGGATGAGTGTATTCACATATCTGACCCCGGTTCCATGTACGCAATGTCTTGTTCCACTATCTCTCACCTGAAAGAGCATGTTTATAACTGATTCACTTACCCCAGCCAATGGCAGACAGCTTGGCCATATAGTGTCGGTAGTAAGTGTTGAACACCTTGACCAGGAGGAGATACAGGTGGATCGCTTCAATGGCCATCCAGGTGAAACAGCTGAGGAGGCTGTAATGAATGGCCGCCGCAATGAAGATACACACGCCCCTGATGTTCAGGCTGGCCCCCCACTCGTTGAGCAGGAAAGAGGTGTTGAGCAGAAACAAAGCCCCGCTTAGTGACACGTGGATGCTGTTGGCGTTGTCCACCCTGGAGTTCCTAAAGTAAGGGTACAACAGTATCAGACAGCTGATATAACAGGGTGGAGAGATGACTAGTACGTGCGCAGTCATCTATACAGACGCAGGGATAAGTACACGGGCCATGCTGAAATAGACACGGGATGAAACATACAACGGAAGTGATCCAATTCAAAATTGAGAAAGAAGGAAAAAGTGGGCGCGTGACATTTTGGTGAGGTGGGGGTCACATACATGGTAAGGACGTAGGTGAGGAAGGATACGGCGGTGAAGAAGGCAGACAAGCCACAGCCAATATAGCTGATGTAAGACAAGACCTGCCAGTGCACACTGCCAATAGATAGGTCAGCGATCTGGAGGGGATAAGAATGGATAAGGCATGACGACTAACACCAGATGACATTTATGATAGAATGATGTAGATGAATGGATGGATATAAATTGCTCACCAG
The sequence above is a segment of the Salvelinus alpinus chromosome 33, SLU_Salpinus.1, whole genome shotgun sequence genome. Coding sequences within it:
- the LOC139563059 gene encoding adhesion G-protein coupled receptor G5-like isoform X2 gives rise to the protein MKISDLILIFICIPATLSTNDHLPNCKDALEDCLRQVPWTRCYEYRITRCIQKTRLHIPNFYRWSVNSSNQAEAGTDSGHRVHFPAHALQRSKRNDSTSTDYVHITMAVLNSSLFKLGPVRGNRSGEVLRQSVLAVRVGDHGVSDLDQPVRIAFRNTNVAERGTCVFWKDSEKNNGEGDWSSEGCNTTLIHGEFVCSCNHLSFFAVLVNSKLSVDPVNAANLGYISYIGSSFSVVFTTVSLVMYTCLWKGSSEHSIGIHVHLTGALLFLHLSYLLSEWWVWHEADGAEGRVCLAFGLMLHWALLSTFTWLAIEGFHLYMLLVRIFNIYVRKYLLKLSLFGWGVYGRHSFYMKGANNGSSTDICWISSATDSPGVVVSYVTVSGYLGLVFLFNTAMLGVVVVKLWGQRGKGRMWKDWATVLGLSCVLGVPWGLAFCTYGPLSLPGLYLFSIFNCFQGVFLFLWFLALLHKGRPERSSVKDSSSQKMETNLN
- the LOC139563059 gene encoding adhesion G protein-coupled receptor G3-like isoform X1, encoding MKISDLILIFICIPATLSTNDHLPNCKDALEDCLRQVPWTRCYEYRITRCIQKTRLHIPNFYRWSVNSSNQAEAGTDSGHRVHFPAHALQRSKRNDSTSTDYVHITMAVLNSSLFKLGPVRGNRSGEVLRQSVLAVRVGDHGVSDLDQPVRIAFRNTNVAERGTCVFWKDSEKNNGEGDWSSEGCNTTLIHGEFVCSCNHLSFFAVLVNSKLSVDPVNAANLGYISYIGSSFSVVFTTVSLVMYTCLWKGSSEHSIGIHVHLTGALLFLHLSYLLSEWWVWHEADGAEGRVCLAFGLMLHWALLSTFTWLAIEGFHLYMLLVRIFNIYVRKYLLKLSLFGWGIPTVTVVACGFSGVYGRHSFYMKGANNGSSTDICWISSATDSPGVVVSYVTVSGYLGLVFLFNTAMLGVVVVKLWGQRGKGRMWKDWATVLGLSCVLGVPWGLAFCTYGPLSLPGLYLFSIFNCFQGVFLFLWFLALLHKGRPERSSVKDSSSQKMETNLN
- the LOC139563059 gene encoding adhesion G protein-coupled receptor G3-like isoform X3 is translated as MPWILRRKCYEYRITRCIQKTRLHIPNFYRWSVNSSNQAEAGTDSGHRVHFPAHALQRSKRNDSTSTDYVHITMAVLNSSLFKLGPVRGNRSGEVLRQSVLAVRVGDHGVSDLDQPVRIAFRNTNVAERGTCVFWKDSEKNNGEGDWSSEGCNTTLIHGEFVCSCNHLSFFAVLVNSKLSVDPVNAANLGYISYIGSSFSVVFTTVSLVMYTCLWKGSSEHSIGIHVHLTGALLFLHLSYLLSEWWVWHEADGAEGRVCLAFGLMLHWALLSTFTWLAIEGFHLYMLLVRIFNIYVRKYLLKLSLFGWGIPTVTVVACGFSGVYGRHSFYMKGANNGSSTDICWISSATDSPGVVVSYVTVSGYLGLVFLFNTAMLGVVVVKLWGQRGKGRMWKDWATVLGLSCVLGVPWGLAFCTYGPLSLPGLYLFSIFNCFQGVFLFLWFLALLHKGRPERSSVKDSSSQKMETNLN
- the LOC139563059 gene encoding adhesion G protein-coupled receptor G3-like isoform X4, with translation MAVLNSSLFKLGPVRGNRSGEVLRQSVLAVRVGDHGVSDLDQPVRIAFRNTNVAERGTCVFWKDSEKNNGEGDWSSEGCNTTLIHGEFVCSCNHLSFFAVLVNSKLSVDPVNAANLGYISYIGSSFSVVFTTVSLVMYTCLWKGSSEHSIGIHVHLTGALLFLHLSYLLSEWWVWHEADGAEGRVCLAFGLMLHWALLSTFTWLAIEGFHLYMLLVRIFNIYVRKYLLKLSLFGWGIPTVTVVACGFSGVYGRHSFYMKGANNGSSTDICWISSATDSPGVVVSYVTVSGYLGLVFLFNTAMLGVVVVKLWGQRGKGRMWKDWATVLGLSCVLGVPWGLAFCTYGPLSLPGLYLFSIFNCFQGVFLFLWFLALLHKGRPERSSVKDSSSQKMETNLN